The nucleotide sequence ATACGAACTCGCGCCCGGCAACGAGGAGCTCCTGGCGAAGCTGATGGCCGAGACGCACCGCGCCGCCGAGATCCGGATGGAATCGCAACGGAGGACGCCGTGACAGCGCGCCAGGACCTGGTGGACCTGGTCGAGTCCATCCGGGCAGGAACCGGGCCAGCGCGCAACCCGTACTGGCGCAAGCTGACCGTCGACGAGTCCGTTGCCCGAAAGGCCGCGGTCCTGATCCTCTTCGGAGCCCTGGACGATGTGCCTGCGGCCTCCGGCAAACCGCTGGCAGCTGCCGACCTGGACGTCCTGCTCCTGGAACGCGCCCACACCCTCGATGACCATCCCGGCCAGGTGGCCTTTCCCGGCGGCGGCATCGACGCGGGGGAGACCCCCGTGGAGGCCGCGCTGCGGGAAGCGGAGGAGGAGACTGGGCTGGACCCTGCCGGCGTCGAAGTGCTGGGTGCCCTGCCGGAGCTGGCCCTGCCGCGCGGAAACTTCCTGGTGACCCCGGTCCTGGCCTGGTGGGCTGCGCCGTCGCCGGTCCGGGTGGTGGACTACGGCGAGTCGGCCCAGGTTTTCCGGGTACCGGTCCGTGACCTGCTGGACCCCGAGAACCGCACCATGGCGGCCGTGACCCGCATGAACCAGACGTTCCAGAGCCCGGCGTTCACCGTGAACAGCCTGGTGGTCTGGGGCTTTACGGGCATGATCCTGAACGAACTGTTCGACCAGCTGGCCTGGGCCGTGCCATGGGACCGGACCAGGCTCCATCCGCTGGACCTCTAGGCTGCTTCTTCCCGGCGCAGCCGACGTGGCGTCAGTGCTGCGATTTCCGCAGATCCACCACCAGGCCTGTGGCCGCGTTTTCGCGCAGTGCGTTGATGCCCGCCACTACTCCCGAAACGCTCTTGAACCGCGGTGACTCTGCCACGATGTTCCCGGCCCCATCCATGAGCCGGAATTTGTAAGACTGATCGCTGTCCTGGTGAACTTCAAATTTGCCCGCCATTGGCGTGGAAACCCCCTGCTGATGCTTCGTCGCATGTGCCGGGCCAACTCGTTGCCACTGCCCGGCCACCATCGACCTTAGTGGTCCACGCCACACGAAGCGAACTACCCGCCGGTAAGTTACTCTTTACAACCGCGGATGCCGGAAGTGACGGATGTGACTTTTGTTTCCTGTCGGCAGGGGTTACTGTCCCGCTCCGGCCTCCGCGGAACCGTCGTGGGGCACTTTGGGGGTGCCGCCGTCGTAATGACGACGACGGGCCGCGTGTTGGATGCCAAAGTGCCCCGTTTCGGTATGGGCGGTGGCCGAGTTAACGGTCAGGGGCGGCTTCTATTTTGCGTTGTCGTAGGAGTCGACGACGGCGACGCCCACCGGGAACTCGACCGGAATGGGCCCGAAGAGCAGCTCCTTGGCAGCATTGGCGGCCTCCTCGATGGCGCGGATGCAGGCGTCCACGGCGGAATCCGGGGCGTGGACCATTACCTCGTCGTGCAGGAAAAACACGAGTTCCCCGGCCGCCGAACCATTGGCACGCATGGTGCGCAGCCGCCGTCGCAGTTCAGCGAGCCAGCAGGCGGCCCAGTCTGCCGCTGAGCCCTGGACCACGAAGTTGCGGGTGAAACGTCCGCGGGAACGGGCGATGGCATCCGCCCGGCGCTGCTCCTCCGCCGACGTGGACCGCTGGCTGCGGAACCACCGTTCCGACGGCGGCGGACTGCTGCGCCCCAGACGGGAGGTGACCGTGCCGCCGGCTTCGCCCTCGCGGGCTGCGCGCTCGACGAAGCCCACCGCCCGCGGGTAGATCCGGGCGAGCTGCGGCATCAGGCGGCCTGCCTCGCCGGAGGTGGCGCCGTACATGGCTCCGAGCAGGGCCATTTTTGCCTTGCTCCGGTCACCGCCGAATCCCCTGGCGGCGATCCCGGCATAGAGATCCTGGTCCCGGGCGGCCTCTGCCATGCTGGAGTCCTGCGCGAGGGCAGCGAGAACCCGGGGTTCCAGTTGCGACGCGTCCGCCACGATGAGCTTGTGTCCGGGGTCTGCGTGCACCGCGCCGCGGACCTGGCGGGGGATCTGCAACGCCCCGCCGCCGCGTGATGCCCAGCGGCCCGACACCACTCCGCCCACCACGTATTCGGGCCGGAACCGCCCGTTCCGCACCCACGCATCCAGCCATACCCAGCCGTTGGCAGTGTGCAGCCGCGACAGTTTCTTGTACGCCAGCAGGGGCGCGATGGCCGGATGGCTGGACCCCTTCAGCTCCCATTGCCGCGTCGACTTCACCTCGATGCCATTGCGGTGCAGGGCGCGCATCAGCTCCTGCGGGGAGTCGGGGTTCAGCGCGGGCGCGTTCAGCAGGGCCCTGAGCTCGGTGTTCAGGGCCTCAAGTTTGGCGGGCCGGTGGCCGAGCGGCGGCCGCGGCCCCAGGTGCTCGGCGAGGATTTGCTCGTGCAGCTCCTCGCGCCAAGGCACCCCGGCGTGCTGCATCTCGGCCGCCACCAGGGCGCTGGCGGATTCGGCGGCGAGGAGGAGCTGGAGCCGCTGCCTGCGGTGGCCGTCAGCTGCTCCGGTTGCTGTTCCGGTGGCTCCGGTTGTTGTTCCGCCGGCGGCGGCCAGGGCCTCCTGCTGGGCGGCATATTCGGCGCGCAGCCCGGCCAGGGTCTGCCGCGGTTCGGCGGCCGTGCCCGGGTCCTCGAAGAGCGCGCCCTGGTCGGCCGGCGGAGGGGGTGGCTGAAGCAGCCGCGGCGGCTGCAGCTCGTCGTCCTGTGTGAGCTTCTCGGCGTTTTTCGCGTACGGGGTGTGGGCCGTGAACTCGGAATGCGCCAGGATGGCGCCGCACAGGGAGAGGTCGTAGCAGCGCTCCACGTCCACGCCCGCTGCCAGCAGGGACGGGTACCAGTCCTGGGTGCGGTGCCAGATCCAGCGCGGGCGCCGCTTTTCGAGTTCGCGGACGACGGCGGCCAGCCCGGTTCCGCTGCCGGGTGCGGCTTCCGCTCCGGCGCGGGGCAGGCTGACGATCCGTGGCTTCGGATTGGCGGGGGAGGGGAGACCCGCTGCCGTGACTTCCTGTATGGCTGCGCCGTCAGGGTGGGCGGCGAGCAGCAGATACATGTATCCAATTCTGCCCTGCTTGCCGCTGCTCGCTGCGCCCGGCCTCTTGTCCTCCACGGCTGGCCGGGCTTTTCCCTATGGCAGCTGGGTGCCCGTTTTCCACATACACTCATCCGTCCCTGACGGCGGCCCCGTCTTTTGGGCACAGTTGCTGCATGAGCAGGCAACACGCCCGGAACCGGCGACTCCCATCAGAACCGGACAGCGCGCTGGTGGATGCTGCCGCGCCTGATACTGCACTGACGGCTCCGCCAGGGCGGGTACCTGCTTATGAGCCCGGAACCTGGCTCCCGGCTGACGGCGGCGACATCCTGCTCGTCACGGGCTTTGAATTCCTGCGCGGCGAAGTGGAACGGATTGTCGCGGCGGCCGGCGGACGCCTCCGGGTGGTGGACGATGTGGCGGAAGCCGCGCCATTCTGGGATTCCGCCGCCGACGTCCTGGTGGGCAGCGATGTCCGTGAACTTCCGCCCCGGCGCCGTGCCCCCGCCGTTCTCGTCGGCCTGAGCGGGGAAGGGGACACACTCTGGCATCTCGGCGCTGCCTTGGGGGCACAACGCGTCGCCGTTCTTCCCGACGCCGCAGCCTGGCTGGCGGAGTACCTCAGCAGGTCCCGTTCGCCGGAGGCCGGAGGACTGGTGCTCGGAGTCACCGGAGGCTGCGGAGGGGCGGGCGCCACCACCGCGGCGGCATGGCTCGCGCAGGCGGCGGCTGAACTGGGTGTCCGCGTTCTGCTGGTGGACGCCGATCCCTGGGGCGGCGGCCTCGAACTGGCCCTGGCGGCGGAGGAATCCCCAGGTCTCCGCTGGCCGGATCTGGCCGATGCCAGCGGCAGCATTGACCCGCAGCAGCTCGCGGACGCCCTTCCCGTCGCCGGCGGGTTTTCGTTCCTTTCCTGGCCCGGAACCCGGGAACGGCCGGCCCCCGTGGACCCGGTCACCGTGGGCGGCGTCCTCGACGCCGCACGGCGGGGCTACGAGGTGGTCATTGTCGACATCGGCCGCAGCGCCGAGCCGCTGCGCACGTTCGCCTGGGACTGCGACCGCCTCCTGGTTGTCGTCCCCGCCCAACTAAAGGCTGCGGTTGCCGCCGCGCGGCTGCTGCAGGAACTTCCTCCGGTCGAATCGGCCCTCGTCATCCGGGGCAAGGCCGGGGTGGCGCTGGACGCCGCGCTGGTCGCCGAATCCGTGGGGCTCCCCCTGCACGGCGTGATGCCCGAGGTGCGGGGCACGGCCTCTGCCACCGAGCTGGGCCGCCTGCTCGATCAGGGCAAGCGGAAGACCGTTCGGCGCTTCGCATCCTCGGTGCTGGGCCTCCTCGCCGGTGACCCACAGGCCGGTGACCTCCGGTGAGTGCCCATCTCGGAGCGCCCGGGGCCGGTGCCGCTGCCGGTGTCCGTGCCCCATCCGGAATGCCTGGTGCACCCGCATCCCGCGCGGCGCTCGCAGAGACTGCGGGGCGGCGGCGTGGGGCCAGGGTCCTGGACGCGGGGCTTCTGGAGACTGTCCGGGAGTCGGTCATGGCAGAAGCCGGGCCAGTGACCCCGTCGCGGGTGGCGGCGGCGGTGCAGGCCACCGGAAAGCTGCTGGGCACGGCCGGTTCCCTCGCCGCCGCAGAACGGATCAGCGCTGAGCTCAACGGCCTCGGGCCCCTGCAGCACCTTGTCCGGGATCCATCGGTTACGGACATCTTCGTTAACGCCCCGGACTCCGTCTGGCTGGACAGGGGACGCGGCATCGAAAGGACATCGGTGTCCTTCGCAGGGGAGACCCAGCTCAGGGCCCTTGCCGCCCGGCTGGTGGCATCGGGCGGCAGGCGGCTGGACGACGGATCGCCGTGCGTGGACGTGCGGCTGGAGGGCGGCTACCGGGTCCATGCCGTCCTGCCGCCCATCTCGGCGGCGGGCACGCTCCTCAGCATCAGGATCCGGCGGGAACAGGTCTTCACCATGGACGAGCTCCGGGACGGGGGCATGTTTGGGCCATTGGTTCAATGTGTACTCGAGCGCATGGTCGAGCAGCGGCTGAGTTTCCTGGTCAGCGGAGCCACTGGCTCGGGAAAAACGACCCTCCTGTCCACTCTGCTGGGGCTCTGCCACCCCGGGGAGCGGCTGGTTCTGATCGAGGACGCCTCGGAGCTGAACCCGGTGCACCCGCACGTGGTCTCACTGGAGTCGCGGCACGGCAACCTTGAGGGAGGCGGCGCCGTGGACCTCGGTGAACTCGTTCGCCAGGCCTTGAGGATGCGCCCGGACCGGCTGATTGTGGGGGAGTGCCGGGGATCCGAGGTGCGCGAACTCCTGACAGCCATGAACACCGGCCACACCGGAGGCGGCGGCACCATCCACGCGAACACGGCTGGCGCGGTCCCGGCCCGCCTCACTGCTCTGGGGGCGCTGGCCGGGCTCGGCCAGGATGCGGTCCGCCTGCAGGTGGCCAGCGCCCTTGACGTGGTGGTGCACGTGGCCCGGTCGAGGCAGGGACGCTATGTCGCGAGCATAGGCGTCCTGACCGAGCGGTCCGGTGGCCTCGATGTCGCCCTGGCTTTGGACATGTCAGCGGGGACGCCTGTTCCGGGGCCGTCCTGGGAGCTCCTTTCCCGGCGGCTTGCCCTCGATCCGGGTCTTGCCGTTGTCCCTGACGCTGTGCCCGATGGCGGCACTGAAAACCTCGGGGCCCGCAGGGCAGCGGCATGACCGCGGCCTTGATTGGTGCACTGGCGCTCGCCGCGTGGCTGGTCCTGGACCCGGCGCACGGGCTACGGCAGCGGGCGCGGAGTGCCTTCGGCGCTACATCTGGCGCCCGGGCGGGCCGAGGCGGCCGCTCGGCCACGCAGGTCCGGGGCGGGCATGGCCTCGGCAGGGGCCGACGCCAAGAGTCTTTCGTGTCCCTGACAGTTATGGTTCAGCAGCTGGCTGCCCTGCTGAAGGGCGGCCGGTCCCCGTCACGTCTGTGGGACGAACTGTGGCAGCTGTACGTGGAGCAGGGGCCTGCAGGGGACGGCGGACGCCGGCCGCGGCTCAGCCCCGGATCGGCGGCTGTTTTGTCGGCTGCCCGGGGAGCGGCCCTGCGGGGAGCGCCGGTAGCCGAGGCGATACGGTCGGCAAGTTCGGCCTCACGTCACGGAGCGGGAGGCCGTGAGCCGCGGATCTGGGGTGAGCTGGCGGCCTGTTTCGAGATAGCGTCCGCCAGCGGCTGTCCGCTGGCGGACGTTCTCACCCGCTTTGCCGCGCAGCTGGAGGTTGAAGACGACGCCGAGGCAGCCCGGCAGACGGCGCTCGCCGGACCGAAGGCGACGGTCGCGCTGCTGACGTGGCTCCCCCTGCTCGGACTGGGGCTGGGGGTCTGCCTCGGCGTGGACCCGCTGGCGATGTTGCTGGGCACACCGTTCGGGGTGGCTGCGCTGGTCGCAGGCATCGGATTGACCGTTGCCGGCCGCATCTGGTCCGCAAGGCTCGTGCGTGCAGCGGCCGGAGCGGCTGCGCCATGAGGACCCGCCGGCCCGGCTGCCCCTGCCTACCTGGCTGCCCCTGCTTCCCGGGCTGCCCTCGTTCGCAGGAGCAGCTCCATGAGTGAGCCGGTTCTGGCTGCTGCCTTCGTCTTCCTGGGGCTGGCGGCCGCCGCATGTCTCGCCTTTGGCGGAACTGCTCACGGAAGATCAAGGGTCCTCCGCCGGAACGGCCTCGTTACGGGCGACGGTAATGCCGACGGGGAACACGGCTCGCAGAGCCGGGCGGAACACATACCGGGGTTGCGCGACACCGCAATGATGCTGGAGCTGATTGCCGCCATGCTCCATGCCGGTGCGGGTATCGGTCGTGCTTTGGAACTGGTGGCCGCTGCAGCCTCACCCGAGTACGGCCGTGCCCTGCGTCCTGTCGTGGGAGCCATGGCCATTGGTGCCGACTGGGAGACGGCCTGGCGGAGTTCAGACGTGCGCTCGCCGGAGATACTGGCCCTGCGGGACGCCCTGGGCTTCGCCGCGCTGACGGGTGCGCCATCGTCATCCATCCTTTATGCCCAGGCCGCCAGAATGAGGCGGGAACGCTTCCGGGCCGCGGAGAAGCGTGCGGCTTCCCTCGGGGTCAAGCTGGTTGTTCCGCTGGGACTCTGTTCACTGCCCGCCTTCATCTGCCTGGGAGTCGTTCCGGTGCTGCTTGCACTTGTTCCTTCGGGCGGCTGACTTCCCCGGCCTCGCAACCCGTTTTGGTACGGGAGACTGAACTCTTTCTCCTCGGCCACAAACTCCTGCGCCACGTTGCAGGCGTAGCTGGCGCATTGCTTCCGTGGCGCCCCGCCGTACGTTGCCGCTTCCACATTTCTCACGGCGCGGGGGGCCTACCGCTTGCGATGCTGTCGCGGCTGCTGCAGGGCACTTTCCCTCCACAGGCGGCCGCCCTGGCTGCTTTTCCACTTAGGGAAGTTCATGCCTTACCGGTCCGGACAGCGGGCGGGAGAGTCGAATGCACCGGCAGTTCGCCGGAACTCCAGAAAGGAAATTCCATGTCCCTCAACCACCACACCCCGGGTGAAGCCGCCCGGCCCCTTCGTCAGGATTCGGAAGAAGCCGACGTGCTGGAGATCTACCCGGGTGCCAGCATGGCGCCGCGGGTGAAACCACGGCCGCGCAGGCGTCTCATGGGTTCGGAAGCCGGCATGGCGACCGCCGAATATGCCATCGCCACGCTGGCGGCGGTGGGCTTCGCGGGGCTCCTGGTGTTTATCCTGCGAAGCGACGAAGTCCGCGGATTCCTGCTCACCCTGATCCGTACGGCGCTGGCCCTGCCGTGAAACCCGTTCCGCAGACCCTGACGGCGGCCGGGCTTAAGTCCTGCCGGCAGCACAGGAGCCGTTCCGGAGAAGACGCCGGCAGCCGCGGGCAGGGGAAGGCCCGCGGCGCCGAGGGTAACCACGCGGACAGCCGCGGCGCCGTGACCGCGGAATTTGCGGTCACTCTTCCGGCGGTCCTGCTGCTTCTGGCAATGCTGCTGGCGGGGTCTGCGGCGGGAATCACCCAGCTGCGGCTTGAGGACGCGGCCCGGGCCGGCGCCAGGGCACTCGCCAGGGGTGAAGACCCTGCCGCCGTCGACGGGATCGTCCGCAAGCTGGCTGGCCCGTCGGCCTCGTCGGCAGTGGCTTCCGGCGGCGAATGGATGAGCGTCACGGTGTCGGACCGGGTTGCGGGGCCGGTGGGGCGCATGGTGCCGTGGACGCTGACCGCCAGGGCCGAGGCACGCAGCGAAACGGCGGCATCTGCGCCGTCTCCGGACGCGGCGCAACCGGCGCAGGCGGTACCGGCGGGGCGTGGCAGTACTGACGGGCAGTTCTTATGAGGCGGTTCCGGAAACAGCCCCTCGGCCAGCACAGGAGTCCCGTGTCCGATGCTGAATCCGAACGTGGATCGGGCACTGTGCTGGCTGTCGGCCTGGGCATGGTGGTTGTCATGGTCATGGCCTTGCTTCTCCTGCTGGCGCAGGCGTCGGCAGCGGCGTCCAAGGCCGCCGCTGCGGCCGACCTTGCTGCGTTGGCCGCAGCTGACGCTTTGCGCGGTGTGTCGGCGGGGGAGCCCTGCTTCGTGGCTGCCGGGGTCGCGGCCCGCCACAAAGCGACTCTCGTCAGCTGCACCGAGGGAGGGGACCAGTCCGTCGAGGTCAGCACGGAACTGGCCGCGGGGCCCCTCCTGGGGGTCGCGACAGGCCGGGCACGGGCCGGACCGCCGCCCTAAGTTTCGCGGGGCAGATTTCGTGGGCAGATAAGGCACCGTGCCCAGGCAGCCACAGCGCTGGAGTGTGCGGGCCTCTTCCAGTCTGGCTCCCCGCATCGGCGCAGACGCATTCGTGTCTGGACCGCGTTCCTCACCCGGAGCGTGTTCCTCATCTAGACCGCGTTCCGCGCCGGCGCACCAGCCCTGGAATCCTCCGGCGCGGCCGAGTCCCGGGCATCCTTCAGCAGGACATCGATCAGCGTGACGGCGGCATCCTTGTCCAGAGGGTTGTTCTTGTTGCCGCACTTCGGCGACTGGACGCAGGAGGGGCAACCTGATTCGCACTCACAGGCTTCGATCGCGTCCCTCGTGGCCGTGAGCCATGCCTTGGCTTTTTCGAAGCCGCGTTCGGCAAATCCGGCACCGCCGGCGTGCCCGTCGTACACGAAAATCGTCGGCACACCGGTATCGGCATGGAGCGCGGTCGAAACCCCGCCGATGTCCCAGCGGTCGCTTGAGGCCACGAGCGGGAGCAGGCCGATGGCCGCGTGCTCGGCAGCGTGGAGGGCGCCGGGGAACTGCGCTTCGATAAGTCCTGCACCTGTGAGCGACCGGTTCTCCACCTCAAACCACACCGCCTTCGTAAACAGGTCCCTGGCTCCGAGGTCCAGGGGTTCCTCGCCCAGGACTTCATTGGAAATCAGGGCCTTCCGCTGAAAGGAGATCACTTGCGTTGTGACCTTGACGTCGCCGAAGTGCACGGCAACGTCTCCCCACTGCGCCGTCCGCTGGGTCTCGAGGACCTCGATCTGCGTGATATCCCGCGCCGTCGTGTAGTAGTCGGGGTTGGCCCGGCGCACCACCACGCAGTGGTCATCCTCATTCAGGTCCTCCACCACGTAGCTGTCACCCTGATGGACGTACACGGCTCCGGTGTGGGCCTGGTAGTGGGTCTGCGGCGAATCCATCGTCCCCAGCAGGGAACCGGTGTCGGCGTCCACGATGCTCACCGGTCCGCCACCGTCGGCGCGGAGATTCACCATGGCCGCCGCGCTCTGGGGATGGGTCCAGAACCAGCCGGCAGGGCGCCGCCGCAGGTAGCCCTGGGCCACCAGCTGGCCGAGGAGTTTCTCCGCAGTGGTACCGAACAGCGGCAGCTCCGCCACGCCCAGCGGGAGTTCAGCGGCCGCGGCACAGAGGTGCGGGCCCAGGACATAGGGATTCGACGGGTCAAACACCGTCGCCTCGACCGACACGTCGAAGATGGCTTCAGGATGGTTGACCAGGTAAGTGTCCAAGGGATCGTCGCTGGCCACGAAGGCGGCAATGGCATCCTGTCCGGCGCGGCCCGCGCGGCCGATCTGCTGGAAGAGGGACGCCCTGGTGCCGGGCCAGCCCGCCACCAGCACCGCGTCCAGCCCCGAGACGTCGATGCCCAGTTCGAGCGCTGAAGTACTGGAAATGCCGAGGAGCTCTCCGGTCCGCAGCGCTCTTTCCAGGGCACGGCGTTCCTCCGGGAGGTAGCCGGAGCGGTAGGCCGCCACGCGCTGCGGCAGGCTGGGGTCGACTTCGTCCAGGAGTCGCTTCGTGATGGAGGAGATGGTTTCTGCGCCGCGCCTGGATTTGATGAACGCGATGGTCCGGATCCGTGAGGAGACAAGGTTCGCGAGAAGGTCGGCAGTCTCGGCCACCGCGGTCCTGCGTTCCTTGGCTCCGTTTTCGCCGCGTACCTCGGTGAGCGCAGGTTCCCAGAACGCCACCGTCGTGGACCCGTGCGGGGAGGAATCTTCCGAGACTCCCCGGACCGGTGCGCCAATCAGCCGGCCAAAGGACTTCTCGGGCTCGGAAGCAGTGGCGGACGCCGCGATAAATACTGGCCCGGCGGAGCTGCCATCGGCCGCATAGTAGGCACAGATGCGCCGCAGCCGGCGCATCAGGTTGGCCACATGGGAGCCGAAGACGCCACGGTAGCTGTGCGCCTCGTCCACGATCACGTAGCGCAGGCGCCGGAAGAACCCGGCCCACCAGGCATGGTTCGGCAGGATGCCGAAGTGCAGCATGTCAGGGTTGGCCAGAATGAAGTTTGCGTGGTCGCGGATCCAGCGGCGGGACGCCTGGTCGGTATCGCCGTCGTAGGTTTCCGCGCGGACGGTCGGCAGGTTCAGGGAGCGGATCGCCGAGAGCTGGTCCGCCGCCAAGGCCTTGGTGGGGGACAGATACAGTGTCACCGCGCCGTCGTCGTGGATTTTTCCGGGCTCGGACAGGACGCGTAGCTCCGAACGGTGAATCGCATCCAGCGCCGGCAGCTGGTAGGCCAGGGACTTCCCCGACGCCGTGCCGGTGGCGATCACCACGTGCCCGCCGCCGTGGGCGATGTCAGCTGCCCGGATCTGGTGCCGGTAGGGCTGGTGGATGCCGAGCTTGCCGTAGGCGGCGACCAGGTCCGGGTGGGCCCAGGCCGGCCACTGTTCGTGCACGGCGTTGCGCGCCGGGATGGTCCGCACATGCCGGAGCTGCTCCGGGTCCGGGCCACGGCCCAGCAACGGAATCAGCGAGTCATGGGGGTTCACCCCAATATTCTTTCATCCGGACAAAAATCGCCCGGCACTGAAAGGGTCAGACCACGGAGAGGTCCGCGCCCTCATCGGAGGCGGAGAGCATCAGCACATGGCACACCGAGGACCAGCCGAGATGTGAATACAGCTTCTGTCCGTCCAGGGAGGCCAGCAGGAGGCCGTCTTCCACATCGTGGGAAAACGCCTGCGCCGCCAGCGCCTTCATGATGAAGCTCCCCAGGCCCCGGCGCTGGAAGGCGGGTTCGGTCACGATCTTGTCGAACACCGCAGTGCCATTAATGACGGTCACGCGGCCGCTCACTGCCAGCGTCTCGCCCGAGCGTACTTCGGCGAAGTGGACACCGTCGGACTCCCACGTCTTCAGGGACAGTTCGTCGTCGGAGAGCCACGGGTCTTCCGCGTCCTGGGTTTCCATGTCCACGACCATCATGGCCTGGGAGGCTGACGTGGTGTTGAGGTTGTGTTGCTCGGCCAAGAGCTTGTACCGGGCCACGTCATTGGTCAGGATGGTCAGGATCCGTTTGGGGGCCTCGGCCGTCTTGGCCGCCAGGTCCGCGAACTCGGCATCTGTCGGATCGGATGCGAAGTATTCCCAGTCCCCGGTTGTGTCAGCACGCAGGGCGGCGGGGAACCGTCCCTCGGTTCGCGTTTCATAGCCCCGGCAACCAGCCCAACCGGCTACCCAGACTTCAAGCAGATGAGTGATGTCTCCAACCATGGCTTCTGGCGTCATGTGACGAGGGTATTCCAGCGCTGTCATAAGCAACAGGGCTTTGGCGCTTGCTTATGCAATTGTGATAGGGAGCTCTTCCACGGCCCGAATCCTGCCCCAGCGGCCAGCAAGTACCCTTAAATACGTGGCTTTGAACCGAATCGTGCTCTTTTACGGCTTTACTCCCATCGCAGACCCGGACGCTGTCCGGCTCTGGCAGCGCGCCCTCTGCGAAAAGCTCGGCCTGACCGGGCGCATCCTGATCTCCAAGGACGGCATCAACGCCACCGTCGGCGGGGAGATCGGGGCCGTCAAGCAGTACGTGAAAACAACCCGCGAATACAAAGGCTTCCGCGGCATCGACGTTAAGTGGTCCGACGGCGGGGCAGAGGACTTCCCCCGACTGAGCGTCAAGGTCCGCGATGAGATTGTTTCGTTCGGCGCTCCCGGCGAGCTGAAGGTGGATGAGAACGGCGTCGTGGGCGGCGGGACGCATCTGTTGCCCGAGGAACTCCACGAACTCGTCGACGCCAAAAAGGCCAGCGGCCAGGACGTCGTCTTCTTTGACGGCCGCAACGCGTTCGAGGCCCAGATCGGCAAGTTCAAGGACGCGGTGGTCCCGGACGTGGCCACCACGCACGACTTCATCACGGAACTCGACTCCGGCAAATATGACCACCTCAAGGACCAGCCGGTGGTCACCTACTGCACTGGCGGCATCCGCTGCGAGGTGCTGTCCAGCCTCATGGTGAACCGTGGCTTCAAAGAGGTGTACCAGCTGGACGGCGGCATCGTCCGCTACGGGGAAAAGTTCAAGGACCAAGGGCTCTGGGAAGGGTCCCTGTACGTCTTCGACAAGCGCATGCACCTCGAATTCAGCGAGGACGCCAAAACCGTCGGCGAATGCGTCCGGTGCCAGGCACCCACGAGCAAGTTCGAGAACTGCTCGAACCCCAGCTGCCGCACGCTCACCCTGTACTGCGCCGGCTGCGCGGCCGCCCCCGAGACTCTCCGTTGCCCGGACGGCTGCGCCGCCTAAGGGCCGTTGCCCAAGCACCGGAACGGCTCGCCCGGGGTAGCAACGTGCGTCATATCCGGCTGATCCGGTAGGCGAAATTGGCGTCCCTCCGCGCCTCGACCGTTACCCGTAGCACGGAGTCCTCCGACAGGTGCACCACATTGACTCGGGACGTGCCGCAACGCAGGCTCAGATCCACCAGGGCGAAGTCGGAATCGCGAATGGTGAACGCCACCCGCCGCCCGCTGCGGCAGGCGAGGGTGAGAGAGTATGTGCCGGCCGGCAGCTGCTTGGTGGATTCGGTCTTGCTCCGGCCCCTGGAAACGCTGCCGTAGCTGGTGTGGAAAACCTGCCCCTCGGCGTCGGGCAGTACTTCCTTCGCCCATGCGGTGAGCTCCGG is from Arthrobacter sp. QXT-31 and encodes:
- a CDS encoding TadE family type IV pilus minor pilin: MKPVPQTLTAAGLKSCRQHRSRSGEDAGSRGQGKARGAEGNHADSRGAVTAEFAVTLPAVLLLLAMLLAGSAAGITQLRLEDAARAGARALARGEDPAAVDGIVRKLAGPSASSAVASGGEWMSVTVSDRVAGPVGRMVPWTLTARAEARSETAASAPSPDAAQPAQAVPAGRGSTDGQFL
- a CDS encoding Rv3654c family TadE-like protein, which gives rise to MRRFRKQPLGQHRSPVSDAESERGSGTVLAVGLGMVVVMVMALLLLLAQASAAASKAAAAADLAALAAADALRGVSAGEPCFVAAGVAARHKATLVSCTEGGDQSVEVSTELAAGPLLGVATGRARAGPPP
- a CDS encoding DEAD/DEAH box helicase is translated as MNPHDSLIPLLGRGPDPEQLRHVRTIPARNAVHEQWPAWAHPDLVAAYGKLGIHQPYRHQIRAADIAHGGGHVVIATGTASGKSLAYQLPALDAIHRSELRVLSEPGKIHDDGAVTLYLSPTKALAADQLSAIRSLNLPTVRAETYDGDTDQASRRWIRDHANFILANPDMLHFGILPNHAWWAGFFRRLRYVIVDEAHSYRGVFGSHVANLMRRLRRICAYYAADGSSAGPVFIAASATASEPEKSFGRLIGAPVRGVSEDSSPHGSTTVAFWEPALTEVRGENGAKERRTAVAETADLLANLVSSRIRTIAFIKSRRGAETISSITKRLLDEVDPSLPQRVAAYRSGYLPEERRALERALRTGELLGISSTSALELGIDVSGLDAVLVAGWPGTRASLFQQIGRAGRAGQDAIAAFVASDDPLDTYLVNHPEAIFDVSVEATVFDPSNPYVLGPHLCAAAAELPLGVAELPLFGTTAEKLLGQLVAQGYLRRRPAGWFWTHPQSAAAMVNLRADGGGPVSIVDADTGSLLGTMDSPQTHYQAHTGAVYVHQGDSYVVEDLNEDDHCVVVRRANPDYYTTARDITQIEVLETQRTAQWGDVAVHFGDVKVTTQVISFQRKALISNEVLGEEPLDLGARDLFTKAVWFEVENRSLTGAGLIEAQFPGALHAAEHAAIGLLPLVASSDRWDIGGVSTALHADTGVPTIFVYDGHAGGAGFAERGFEKAKAWLTATRDAIEACECESGCPSCVQSPKCGNKNNPLDKDAAVTLIDVLLKDARDSAAPEDSRAGAPARNAV
- a CDS encoding GNAT family N-acetyltransferase, translated to MTPEAMVGDITHLLEVWVAGWAGCRGYETRTEGRFPAALRADTTGDWEYFASDPTDAEFADLAAKTAEAPKRILTILTNDVARYKLLAEQHNLNTTSASQAMMVVDMETQDAEDPWLSDDELSLKTWESDGVHFAEVRSGETLAVSGRVTVINGTAVFDKIVTEPAFQRRGLGSFIMKALAAQAFSHDVEDGLLLASLDGQKLYSHLGWSSVCHVLMLSASDEGADLSVV
- the trhO gene encoding oxygen-dependent tRNA uridine(34) hydroxylase TrhO; this encodes MALNRIVLFYGFTPIADPDAVRLWQRALCEKLGLTGRILISKDGINATVGGEIGAVKQYVKTTREYKGFRGIDVKWSDGGAEDFPRLSVKVRDEIVSFGAPGELKVDENGVVGGGTHLLPEELHELVDAKKASGQDVVFFDGRNAFEAQIGKFKDAVVPDVATTHDFITELDSGKYDHLKDQPVVTYCTGGIRCEVLSSLMVNRGFKEVYQLDGGIVRYGEKFKDQGLWEGSLYVFDKRMHLEFSEDAKTVGECVRCQAPTSKFENCSNPSCRTLTLYCAGCAAAPETLRCPDGCAA